A region of the Conyzicola lurida genome:
GCCGGGAAGTCGGCGGGCAACGCCGCCGCGGGCACCGCGTGCCCCGCGGCGTCCGTCTCGGTGTGGTGCAGGTGCCCGGTGCGGCCGCCGGACGGGTGCCCGGTCTCGGTGAAGAAGCCCCGCACGGTCTCGTAGACCTCGACGAAGTCGTGGGTGTCGCCCGCGCGCGTGAGCACGATGTCGCCGGCCTGCACGTAGCGTTCCTCCCCCTCGATGAGAATCTTCGCCTTACCCTCCCACAGGAACCACACCTCGTGGTCGTCGTGGAAGTGGCGGTCGAAACGTCCGCCGTCGACGGTGATGGCGAAGCGGCCGATCGTGGCGATCTCGGCCCAGTCGGGCCGATTCTCGGGGTTCAGCCACGATCCGGGTTCGATGACCGGCACTAGTTGCCCTGCGACCAGAGCGGTGCGACTCCGGCGTCGAGGATCACCGCGTCCGGCAGTCCGTCGAGTCCGGTCTCCGCGCCGCCCGGCGTGTAGACGACCGAGAGCCGCAGCGGACGCCACGTCGTGTTGTAGGTCGAGTGCTGGGTGCCCTTCGGGATGTACACGGCGTCGCCCTCGCGGATCGGGAACGCCGGGCCGTCGCCGACGGTCTGCTCGCCCTCGCCCGAGATCACGTAGATGACCTCTTCCTCCCCCGGGTGGTCGTGCGGCGCGTGCCCCTGGCCCGGGTAGATGATCACTTCGCCGACGGTGAGGCCGGCACCCTCGTCGAGGTGCGGGGTGACGAGCCACTTGATGGTGCCCCAGCCGAACGTGCGGGTGGGCACCTCGTCGGGGCGGCGGCCCGCCTGTGCTGATGTGGTCATGGAGTGCTCCTTCACGGTGGTGGCCCTTCGACAGGCTCAGGGACCGGTTAGTTGAACGGGATGGACTTGAAATCGACGAGCTGCTGCTTGATGGCGCGCTCGGTGGGCAGGCGCTCCACCGACGAGGCGCCGAAGAATCCGACGACGCCGGTGGTGTTCGCGAGGATGTAGGCCGCGTCGTCCGGCTCGGCGATCGGGCCGCCGTGGCAGAGCACGATCACGTCGGGGTTGACCGCCGCCGCGGCGTCGCGCATCTGCTGTACGCGGTGCGCCGACTCCTCGAGCGTGAGCGCGGTCTGCGCGCCGATGGTGCCCGCCGTGGTGAGACCCATGTGCGGCACGATGATGTCGGCACCGGCCTCGGTCATCGCGACCGCCTGCTCCACGTCGAACACGTAGGGCGAGGTGAGCAGGTCGCGCTCGGCGGCCAGCCGGATCATGTCGATCTCGAGGTCGAAGCCCATGCCGGTCTCCTCGAGGTTCTGCCGGAAGACCCCGTCGATGAGACCGACGGTGGGGAAGTTCTGCACGCCCGCGAACCCGAGCGCCTTGAGCTCGTCGAGGAACCGTTCCATCACGCGGAACGGGTCGGTGCCGTTGACCCCGGCGAGCACGGGGGTGTCACGCACGATCGGCAGCACTTCGCGGCTCATGTCGACCACGATCTGGTTGGCGTCGCCGTAGGCGAGCAGGCCGCTGAGCGAGCCGCGGCCGGCCATGCGGTAGCGGCCCGAGTTGTAGATGATGAGGAGGTCGACCCCGCCGGCCTCCGCGGCCTTGGCCGAGATGCCGGTCCCCGCGCCGGCGCCGATGAGCGGCTCCCCCGCCGCGATCGTCGCGCGGAACCGCGCGAGCGCTGTTGCCCTGTCCATGTCAGTTCGCCTTTCCGGTGATGAGGTCGTGCAGCGCGTCGGCAGCGCGGCGGGCGAGCCCCGGGTCGTTGATGTTGTGCGGTTCGTCGACGACCGTGACGGAGCTGCCCGCGACGGCGGCGAGCGCGGCGTCGAACAGAGCGTCATCCGCCCCCTCGTCTCTGAACGGCTGGCCGGCGTCGTCGAGGGCGGAGACTCCGCCGCGCGGGATCACCAGCACCGTGGGCGACGTCGCCGCGGCGAGCTTGGCCCCGACGCGGGCACCCAGCTCGGCGCTCTCCTCGGGCGTCGTGCGCATGAGCGTGACCGTGGGGTTGTGGATGAAGAAGAGCCGGTCGTCGAACGCGGCCGGCACGGTGTCGCGCGGTCCGAAGTTGACCATGTCGAGCGCGCCCACGCTGACGACCTGGGGCACACCGGATGCCCCGGCTGCGGTCAGTCGGGACGGCCCGGCCGTGAGGACCCCGCCCACCAGATCGTCGGCGAGCTCGGTGGTGGTGAGATCGAGCACCCCGGCGAGCAGACCGGAGCGGGCGAGCGCCTCGAGGGCGAGGCCGCCCGAGCCGGTGGCGTGGAAGACGAGCACCTCGTAGCCGAGCTCCTCGAGCCGTTCGCGCGCGGCGTCGACGGCCGGGGTCGTGACCCCGAACATCGAAGCGCCGACGAGAGGGCGGTCGTCGTGCGTTGCGGCGGTCGACCGGGCGAGACGTGCCGTCGCCATCGCGGCGATGCCGGCCGCGGCGTTGCCGAGCACCTCGCGCGAGATCTGGTTGATGCCGGCGATGTCGACGACGCTGTACATGAGCGTCACATCGCTGGCCCCGACGTACGGGGAGACATCGCCCGACGCCATTGTCGAGACGATGAGTTTCGGGAGGCCGACCGGCAGGTCGCGCACGGCGCGGGCCGCGATCGCGGAGCCGCCGCTGCCGCCGAGGGCGAGCACACCGTCGAGTCCGTCCGCGGCGAGAAGGTCGGCCAGGACGACGGCCGCTCCCTCGCCCATCGTGGCGGTGGCGAGCCCACGGTCTCCGCGCGAACGGAGCTCGGCGATCGAGCTGCCGGCAGCCTCGGCCACCTGAGACTGGTCGACGGAGATCAGGCCGTCGAAGCCGTGCGGTTCACGGATGCCGGTGTCGACGACCGCGACGCGCACTCCGTGCCGGGCGAGGGATTCGGCGATCCAGCGGTACTCCGCGCCCTTGGTGTCGAGGGTTCCGACGAGGGCGACGATCGCCTCGCGAGTGCTTGCTGCCATCGGTGATCTCCATCGTCGTTGTTGGGTGACCCCATCCTGTTCCAGATTTTGAAACGTGTCAACTCTTGTCCGATTTTTGTCGTGCGTGGTAGAGATTGCGGGTTACTATCGGTTTTGAAACGTGTCAGAACGATGAGCCGTGAGGCACGATTCACCCATTCGCTTCACCGAAAGGACCAGTGCCCAACGATGGTCACACCAGGCGCCGTACGCTTCGAACACCACCGAGAGGCCCTCGGCATCGGTGTCAGCACTCCCCGCGTGTCGTGGAAGACCGTCGCGCCGGCCGGCTGGGTGCAGAGCGCCTACGAGATCGAAACCGCCACCGACGGCGGCACGGTCACGAGCGGCCGGATCGACTCGGACGAGTCCGTGCTGGTGCCGTGGGCCGCCGAGCCGCTCGTCTCGCGCCAGGCGGCGACGGTGCGCGTGCGTGTCTGGGGTGGCGACGACGTCAGCGAGTGGAGCGAGCCGTCGGCCGTCGAGGCCGGACTGCTCGACCCCGTCGACTGGATCGCCGTTCCCGTCACCGGCGACTGGCCCGAGGAAGACTCCGACGACCGCCGCCCGCCGATCGTGCGCCGCGGATTCCGCACGGAGGGCGTGATCGCCGCCGCCCGCCTCTACGTCAGCGCGCACGGCCTCTACGAGGTCGAGATCAACGGCGAGCGCGTCGGCACCGACGCGTTCTCCCCCGGCTGGACCGTCTACCGCGAGCGCCTGCGCTACTACAGCTACGACGTCACCGGACTGCTGGCCGACGGCGAGAACGCGATCGGCGCCTGGCTCGGCGACGGCTGGTACCGCGGCCGACTCGGCTGGCGCGGCGGGTTCCGCAACCTGTTCGGCGACGACCTGTCGCTCATCGCCCAGCTCGAGATCCGCTACGCCGACGGCCGCGTCGATACGGTCGCGACCGACGGCGACTGGAAGGCCGCCCTCGGGCCCATCGTCAGCTCCGGCCTCTACGACGGAGAGACCTACGACGCCCGCGACGAGGTCGACGGCTGGTCCAGCCCGCGGTTCGACGACGCCGGCTGGACACCCGTCGCCACCGGCATCCGCGACCCGGCCACCCTCGTCGCCCCCGAGGGTCCGCCCGTGCGCTGCACGCAGGAGGTCGCGCCCGTCTCGGTGCTGACCACGCCGAGCGGGGCCGCTGTGCTCGACCTCGGCCAGAATCTGGTCGGCCGCCTCCGCATCCGCGTGCGCGGGGCCGCCGGCGACACCGTCACGATCCGCACGGCGGAGGTCATGCAGGACGGCGAGATCTACACCCGCCCCCTGCGCGACGCGAAATCGACCGACGTCTACACGCTCGCCGGGCGCGACGTCGAGGAGTGGGAGCCCCGCTTCACCATCCACGGATTCCGCTTCGCCGAGATCAGCGGCTGGCCGGGCGACATCTCAGAGGCCGTCGCGAACGGCGACATCGTAGCGCGCGTCTACCACTCCGACCTCGAGCGCACCGGCTGGTTCGACAGCTCGAACGCGCTCGTCAACCGCCTGCACGAGAACGTGCTGTGGAGCATGCGCGGCAACTTCGTCGACATCCCCACCGACTGCCCGCAGCGCGACGAGCGGGTGGGGTGGACCGGCGACATCCAGGTCTTCGCGCCAACGGCATCCTTCCTCTACGACGTCTCGGGCATGCTCTCGTCGTGGCTCAAAGACGTCGCCGTCGAACAGCTGCCCGACGGCACCGTGCCCTGGTACGTACCGGTCATCCCCGCGAAGCACATGTGGACGCCCATCCGCCCGGGCGCGGTCTGGGGCGACGTGGCCGTGCTCACCCCGTGGGTGCTCTACGAGCGCTTCGGCGACGCCGGCATCCTCGCCGCCCAGTACGACAGCGCGAAGGCGTGGGTCGACCTGATCGACCGCCTCGCGGGACCCGACCACCTCTGGAACGAGGGCTTCCAGCTCGGCGACTGGCTCGACCCGGCGGCACCCCCGCAGGACCCGGCCGACGCCACCACCGACAAGTACCTCGTCGCCACCGCCTACTTCGCCTGGTCGACCCAGCACCTCGCGAAGACCGCGGCCGTCTTGGGCCGGGTGGATGACGCGGCACGCTACTCCGCGCTGGCCGCCGAGATCCGCGTGGCCTTCGCCGACGAGTACCTGCTGGCCGACGGCCGCATGACGAGCGACGCGCAGACGGCCTATTCGCTCGCGATCACCTTCGACCTGATCCCCGACCCGGGCCAGCTCGACCGGGCGGGGAGCCGCCTCGCCGAACTCGTCGCCGAGGCCGAGAACCGCATCGCCACGGGGTTCGCCGGCACGCCGCTCGTCTCGGACGCGCTCACCCGCGCGGGCGCGATCGACAGCGCATACGACCTGCTGCTCGAGCCCGAGTGCCCGTCGTGGCTGTACCCCGTGACGCAGGGCGCGACCACCATCTGGGAGCGCTGGGACAGCCAGCGCCCCGACGGCACGGTCAACCCCGGCACCATGACCTCGTTCAACCACTACGCCCTCGGCGCGGTCGCCGACTGGTTGCACCGCGTCGTCGCGGGCATCGCCCCGGCGGCACCCGGCTATCGCAGCATCGCGTTCGCGCCCCGGCCCGGCGGCGGCTTCACCCGGGCGTCGGCGCAACACGAGACTCCGTACGGACGCGCGTCGATCGAGTGGCATATCGTGGAGGACGAGCTCGTCGTCGAGGTCGTCGTCCCCACGGGGGCGGATGCCACGGTCGAGCTCCCCGGACAGACGCCGATCCCGGTCGGCAGCGGTTCGCACCGCTTCACCTCCAAGCGCAAGGAAGCACTTACCCCATGAATGCGACGATCTCCCTCCAGCTGTACACGATCCGTGAGGCGCTGGAGGCGGATCCCCGCGCCGCCCTCGCCCGGGTCGCCGAACTCGGCTTCACCACCGTCGAACTCTTCGGCATGGACACCCGCGCCGACGCGTACGCCGCCGGTCTCGCCGAGACCGGCCTCACCGCGGCGAGTGCGCACGCGACCCTCGTCGGCCGCGGCGGGGTCGCGGCCCCCGACTTCGACGCGACCTTCGATCTGGCCGAGCGCCTCGGAGTCACCACGGTCATCGAGCCGTCGACGCCCGCCGCGAGCTGGAAGGACGGCGCCGAGATCGAGCGCATGGCCGACGAGCTCAACGCGGCGGCCGACGCCGCCGCCGAACGCGGACTGCGCGTCGGCTACCACAACCACGACGGCGAACTGCGGGGCCGCGTCGGGTCGGTGAGCGGGCTCGAGTACTTCACCACCCTGCTCGACCCACGGGTCGTGCTCGAGGTCGACGCCTACTGGGTGGTCGCCGGAGGGGAGGACCTCGTGCCGTTCCTCGAGAGAACCGCCGACCGCGTGCGGTTATTGCACGTCAAAGACGGGAAGCTCGAGGGCGACCTCGCCAGCCAGCCCGCCGCCGGAACCGGCGAGACGCCCGACCACCTCGCCACCCAGGTGCCCGCCGGCACCGGTGCCGTGCCGCTCGACGCGGCACTCGCCGCCCTGCCCTCCCTCGAGTTCGCGGTGGTCGAGTTCGACGTCTACTCGGGCGACCTCTTCGCCGGCATCGCCGCCGGCCGCGACTACCTGATCGAGCGGGGGTACGGCGCATGAGCGGCACCGGCCCCGTGGGCGTCGGCATCATCGGCGCGGGCGCGATCAGCGACCAGTACCTGACGAACCTCACCAGATTCCCGGATGTCGCGGTGTTGATGGTCGCGGACCTCGACACCGAGCGCGCCGCAGCCCAGGCCGCCGCGTACGGGGTTCCGGGGTCCGGCACCGTCGACGAGCTGCTCGCGCACGACGGGGTCGAGATCGTCGTGAACCTGACGATCCCGGCCGTGCACGCGGAGGTCTCCACCCGCGCGCTGGAACTAGGCAAGCACGTCTGGAGCGAGAAGCCGATCAGCATCGACCGCGCGAGCGGACTCGCCCTGCTCGAGACCGCGACGCGCACCGGCACGCGCATCGGGGTCGCTCCCGACACCGTGCTCGGCGCGGGAGTGCAGAGCGCGCTGCGCGCGATCGCCCGCGGCGACATCGGCGCCCCGCTCTCGGCCGTCACCGCGTTCCGCGCGCCGGGCCCGGAATCCTGGCACCCGAACCCCGACTTCTTCTTCCAACCGGGCGCCGGCCCCCTGCTGGACATGGGCCCGTACTACCTCACGACGCTGGCCTGCGTCTTCGGCTCGTTCCAGAGCGTGGCTGCCGTCGGATCACGCGCGCAGGCGACGCGGCTCATCGGTTCCGGCCCGCGCGCCGGCGAGCGCGTGCCGGTGAACGTCGACACCCAGATCAACGCCGTCGTGAACTTCGCGGGCGGCGGGGTGGCTCAGAGCGTCTTCAGCTTCGACTCGCCGCTCGTGCAGGTCGGCGTCGTCGAGATCACCGGCGAGACCGGCACGATCGTGCTGCCAGACCCCAACATGTTCGACGGCTCGTCGTTCATCGTGCGCGGCGCCGACCGCACCGAGCTGCCCGCGACCGGGTTCGTCGGCGGCCGCGGTTCGGCCGTGCTCGAGATGGCGCGCGCGATCCGTGGCGGCGGCGACGACCTGCTGCCCGCCGGCCTCGCCTACCACGTGCTCGACACGATGCTGGCGATGGAGGAGTCCGCGTCATCCGGCGCATTCGTCACCGTGGAGAGCGTGGCGCCGCCCGCGCCGCTGCTCGCCGAGGACTGGGATCCGACCGCGCGCACCCTCTGAAAACGTCGTGCCCGGTGTGCTTGACGGCGCACCGGGCGCGCAATAGAGTGGCGTCGTCCGCGAGCCTTAAAACGATTCAACGAAGCCCGCGGCACACAGCATCCATCCCCTCAGCGTCGAGGTTAGGTAACAAGTGTCAGATTCCCCCAGCACCGGAGCGCCCGCGCTCGAACTGCGCAGCATCTCGAAGGCCTTCGGCTCGGTGGTCGCGCTGTCGAGCGCCAGCCTCCGTCTCGAGCGCGGCTCGATCCACGCCCTCGTCGGCGAGAACGGCGCCGGCAAGTCGACGATCGTGAAGATCATCGCCGGCCTGTACCAGCGCGACAGCGGCGACTTCGAGCTCGACGGCGCCAGCGTCGACTTCAGCTCGACCGCCCAGTCGAAGGCGGCCGGTATCGCCGTGATCTACCAGGAACCCACGCTGTTCCCCGACCTGTCGGTCACCGAGAACATCTTCATGGGCCGCCAGCCCACCCTGAGCTTCGGCCGCATCGACCGCTCGCTCATGCGCGAGCAGGCGCTCGGCCTGTTCGCGCGGCTCGGCGTGCGCATCGACCCCGACCGCCCGACCCTCGGTCTCTCCATCGCCGACCAGCAGATCATCGAGATCGCCAAGGCGATCTCGCTCGACGCGACAGTGCTGGTGATGGACGAGCCGACCGCCGCGCTCTCCGGCGTTGAGGTCGACCGGCTCTTCGCGGTCGCCCGCAGCCTGCGCGACGAGGGTCGCGCCCTGCTCTTCATCTCGCACCGCTTCGACGAGGTGTTCGACCTCTGCGACACCGTCACGGTCATGCGCGACGGCGAGTACATCAACACGAGCCCGATCGCCGAGACGACCGTCGACGAGATCGTGCGCCGCATGGTCGGCCGCGACGTCACGACACTGTTCCCCAAAGAGGACGCGGTGATCGGCGACGAGGTGCTCGTGGTCGACGGGCTGACCGAGCCGGGCGTCTTCCACGACGTCTCGTTCTCCGTGCGTTCCGGCGAGATCGTCGCCCTGGCCGGGCTCGTCGGGGCCGGGCGCAGCGAGATCGCGCGCGCCGTCTTCGGGGTCGACCCGTACTCCTCGGGCACCGTGGCCATCAAGGGCAACCGCGTGCCGAAGCGCAACCCGGCGGCGGCGATGCGCCTCGGCCTCGCGCTCGTACCCGAGGACCGCCGCAAGCAGGGTCTCGTGCTCGAGAGCTCGGTCGCCCGCAACACGACCATGGCGATCCGCCGGTCGCTCACCCGGTTCGGCCTGCTCTTCTCCGCCCCGGAAAACCGGGCCGCCGCCGACTGGGCCGGCCGGCTCGAGGTCAAGACC
Encoded here:
- a CDS encoding AraC family ligand binding domain-containing protein; this encodes MPVIEPGSWLNPENRPDWAEIATIGRFAITVDGGRFDRHFHDDHEVWFLWEGKAKILIEGEERYVQAGDIVLTRAGDTHDFVEVYETVRGFFTETGHPSGGRTGHLHHTETDAAGHAVPAAALPADFPAYGG
- a CDS encoding alpha-L-rhamnosidase; protein product: MVTPGAVRFEHHREALGIGVSTPRVSWKTVAPAGWVQSAYEIETATDGGTVTSGRIDSDESVLVPWAAEPLVSRQAATVRVRVWGGDDVSEWSEPSAVEAGLLDPVDWIAVPVTGDWPEEDSDDRRPPIVRRGFRTEGVIAAARLYVSAHGLYEVEINGERVGTDAFSPGWTVYRERLRYYSYDVTGLLADGENAIGAWLGDGWYRGRLGWRGGFRNLFGDDLSLIAQLEIRYADGRVDTVATDGDWKAALGPIVSSGLYDGETYDARDEVDGWSSPRFDDAGWTPVATGIRDPATLVAPEGPPVRCTQEVAPVSVLTTPSGAAVLDLGQNLVGRLRIRVRGAAGDTVTIRTAEVMQDGEIYTRPLRDAKSTDVYTLAGRDVEEWEPRFTIHGFRFAEISGWPGDISEAVANGDIVARVYHSDLERTGWFDSSNALVNRLHENVLWSMRGNFVDIPTDCPQRDERVGWTGDIQVFAPTASFLYDVSGMLSSWLKDVAVEQLPDGTVPWYVPVIPAKHMWTPIRPGAVWGDVAVLTPWVLYERFGDAGILAAQYDSAKAWVDLIDRLAGPDHLWNEGFQLGDWLDPAAPPQDPADATTDKYLVATAYFAWSTQHLAKTAAVLGRVDDAARYSALAAEIRVAFADEYLLADGRMTSDAQTAYSLAITFDLIPDPGQLDRAGSRLAELVAEAENRIATGFAGTPLVSDALTRAGAIDSAYDLLLEPECPSWLYPVTQGATTIWERWDSQRPDGTVNPGTMTSFNHYALGAVADWLHRVVAGIAPAAPGYRSIAFAPRPGGGFTRASAQHETPYGRASIEWHIVEDELVVEVVVPTGADATVELPGQTPIPVGSGSHRFTSKRKEALTP
- a CDS encoding ATP-binding cassette domain-containing protein, with product MSDSPSTGAPALELRSISKAFGSVVALSSASLRLERGSIHALVGENGAGKSTIVKIIAGLYQRDSGDFELDGASVDFSSTAQSKAAGIAVIYQEPTLFPDLSVTENIFMGRQPTLSFGRIDRSLMREQALGLFARLGVRIDPDRPTLGLSIADQQIIEIAKAISLDATVLVMDEPTAALSGVEVDRLFAVARSLRDEGRALLFISHRFDEVFDLCDTVTVMRDGEYINTSPIAETTVDEIVRRMVGRDVTTLFPKEDAVIGDEVLVVDGLTEPGVFHDVSFSVRSGEIVALAGLVGAGRSEIARAVFGVDPYSSGTVAIKGNRVPKRNPAAAMRLGLALVPEDRRKQGLVLESSVARNTTMAIRRSLTRFGLLFSAPENRAAADWAGRLEVKTAALDTEVGTLSGGNQQKVVLAKWLATHPNVLIVDEPTRGIDVGTKAEVHRLLSRLAGQGLAVLMISSELPEVLGMADRVLVVHEGRITASIDRADATAESVMFAATHEEVVA
- a CDS encoding Gfo/Idh/MocA family protein, with protein sequence MSGTGPVGVGIIGAGAISDQYLTNLTRFPDVAVLMVADLDTERAAAQAAAYGVPGSGTVDELLAHDGVEIVVNLTIPAVHAEVSTRALELGKHVWSEKPISIDRASGLALLETATRTGTRIGVAPDTVLGAGVQSALRAIARGDIGAPLSAVTAFRAPGPESWHPNPDFFFQPGAGPLLDMGPYYLTTLACVFGSFQSVAAVGSRAQATRLIGSGPRAGERVPVNVDTQINAVVNFAGGGVAQSVFSFDSPLVQVGVVEITGETGTIVLPDPNMFDGSSFIVRGADRTELPATGFVGGRGSAVLEMARAIRGGGDDLLPAGLAYHVLDTMLAMEESASSGAFVTVESVAPPAPLLAEDWDPTARTL
- a CDS encoding Tm-1-like ATP-binding domain-containing protein, which encodes MAASTREAIVALVGTLDTKGAEYRWIAESLARHGVRVAVVDTGIREPHGFDGLISVDQSQVAEAAGSSIAELRSRGDRGLATATMGEGAAVVLADLLAADGLDGVLALGGSGGSAIAARAVRDLPVGLPKLIVSTMASGDVSPYVGASDVTLMYSVVDIAGINQISREVLGNAAAGIAAMATARLARSTAATHDDRPLVGASMFGVTTPAVDAARERLEELGYEVLVFHATGSGGLALEALARSGLLAGVLDLTTTELADDLVGGVLTAGPSRLTAAGASGVPQVVSVGALDMVNFGPRDTVPAAFDDRLFFIHNPTVTLMRTTPEESAELGARVGAKLAAATSPTVLVIPRGGVSALDDAGQPFRDEGADDALFDAALAAVAGSSVTVVDEPHNINDPGLARRAADALHDLITGKAN
- a CDS encoding cupin domain-containing protein produces the protein MTTSAQAGRRPDEVPTRTFGWGTIKWLVTPHLDEGAGLTVGEVIIYPGQGHAPHDHPGEEEVIYVISGEGEQTVGDGPAFPIREGDAVYIPKGTQHSTYNTTWRPLRLSVVYTPGGAETGLDGLPDAVILDAGVAPLWSQGN
- a CDS encoding sugar phosphate isomerase/epimerase family protein; its protein translation is MNATISLQLYTIREALEADPRAALARVAELGFTTVELFGMDTRADAYAAGLAETGLTAASAHATLVGRGGVAAPDFDATFDLAERLGVTTVIEPSTPAASWKDGAEIERMADELNAAADAAAERGLRVGYHNHDGELRGRVGSVSGLEYFTTLLDPRVVLEVDAYWVVAGGEDLVPFLERTADRVRLLHVKDGKLEGDLASQPAAGTGETPDHLATQVPAGTGAVPLDAALAALPSLEFAVVEFDVYSGDLFAGIAAGRDYLIERGYGA
- a CDS encoding phosphoenolpyruvate hydrolase family protein, with amino-acid sequence MDRATALARFRATIAAGEPLIGAGAGTGISAKAAEAGGVDLLIIYNSGRYRMAGRGSLSGLLAYGDANQIVVDMSREVLPIVRDTPVLAGVNGTDPFRVMERFLDELKALGFAGVQNFPTVGLIDGVFRQNLEETGMGFDLEIDMIRLAAERDLLTSPYVFDVEQAVAMTEAGADIIVPHMGLTTAGTIGAQTALTLEESAHRVQQMRDAAAAVNPDVIVLCHGGPIAEPDDAAYILANTTGVVGFFGASSVERLPTERAIKQQLVDFKSIPFN